Genomic DNA from Vanrija pseudolonga chromosome 3, complete sequence:
TCGCGCCCGCAGACATTTCGTCGCTGGTGCGCCCGATGATCGAGTTCATCTGGATCGGCATCCTCGCTGCTGTCTCTGACCCAAACGGCGTGCCTGCAGTCTCGTCCGCCAACTCGACACACAGCACACTTGGCCGACGCTCCCAGCCCGGAACAACCCTAAACTCGCCCGCAGCAATGGCACCGCGGACACTCGACGTCCGCCGCGGATCAAGCCTGACTGTCGGCCGGGTCGAACCGTTCCCGCTCACGACGACTGCCACACCGCCAAAGTCCCCAGGTCGTGGCCGAAAGCACACTGTGCAATGGGCTGGACCATTCCGATCGCTCTGTCTCCTTATCAACACATTGTTTGAATCCTATACTCTCAACGACGACTTGTTTGACGAAGTGTTTGAGCTGCTCTGCTTTGCCTTTGGCCAGGATGACCGGGACGCCATGATGGACACTGCCGACGTGTCCTTCAACCCTTCCGAGCTTGTGCGCACGATGCTAGGAAGCAAGAGCGGCCGCCGTGGCGAGCTTGCCCTTCGAAGGGCACTCGAAGGCAAGCTCGTCATCACGAAGACcgaagggcgacgaggaatCAACGTTGAGCGCAAGGTCACACGCGGCGCAGTTATCATTGCCCGTCAGGTGACCCAGGATCCCGAATTTGTGGCCCAGAGTGGGTCCCTAGGTATGTCGTTCTGTAGTCTGGCACCATCGCTGGTGGACGCCGAGTCAACCTCACGATaccctcgcgccgcccctGCGGAATGGGCCCGCTGGCAacctgtcgacgccgagatcctGTCCCTCCTCGACTCGCACCTCTCGACTCTGGAAACCAACGGCTTGTCCGAGAGCCAAGGCGACGACGCTTGGACAGAAGGCGAGGCCGCCTGTGACATTCTCGACGGCATGATTCGCTTGGTCCAAGGAGCTTCGTGCGTACCGTGTCTCGAGCGTGTGCTGATGATACCCAGGCCTGAACCATCACGAACCATCCTTCGCAGCAGCGAATCACCCCTGGTGACAACGTTTGGCAGCATCCTCCTCCGAATCCCATCGGTCATTGGCCGCCTCCACTCGCAGCTGCAcacgagcacctcggcccATGCCGAGTCGCCCCAGCTCACCCAGCTCCCTCCCTTCTACCACCCCAAGCACGTCGCCttgctcctcgacctcagcCCGTACCTGGACGAGGACGCTGCCAATGTCGTTATCGACTACTACCAGCGTGAATGTCTTTGCCTGCCGTTCACCAATGACTGGGACAAGAACATTTGGAAGCTGCTCGAGGCATTCTGCATGTCCAACGACTTGCCACTTGCGCGCATGCGAGTGTCCAACATGCTCTACAAGGACATTTATGGCTATGTGCAGGACCACCACGAATCCCGCGACGAACTCGTCGCCAAGGTCCTCGTCCCTTACCTTGACAGATGGTTGCCAGACGAGACGGACGATGGGCTCTTGACCGACGCCCTCAACGTGCTCGtgcttgccgccgttgccgacacgctggccaaggacgaggagcgccgccggACTGTGCCTAAGCCCCAGCTGGACGCTGAAGACCTTGCACCAAAGCCGACAGAAGAGTTTACAAAATACCTCGCAAGTGGCAGCTTTGACCAGATCCGTGCGTTGATCATCAAGCTCGCGACCACCTCCAGGTGCAAGGATGGGCACAGTGGCAGAGCCTCCTCAAACGTCTCGCTCCAGTCCATGGGGCAATCACCAGCACCTGAcaaggacgagcgcgacagcCGAGAGGGTAGACCGCGCGAGACCAGTGGCCTTCGCAACCTCATGCGCACCCTTTCGCCCTCCCGTGGAGAAtcgtcggcaccgccagccagcaccgGCAACTTGACACAGATACTTGCAGGGCCTCCAAAGGACAAGGAAGAAGACTACCTTTCCAGCAATGCTGCGAGCACAACCACACCGCAGCACCAGAGCTGCAAGTCTTTGCATGCTGCCAAGGCTCTCATCGCCATCTTCACCCGGCTTGCCTTCACCGCCCCCCACGGTGTCGCAGTTGGAGGAGAGCCGCTGCGTTGCCCTACAACCGCCCGCGGTATCATGGTCTACAGGGACTGTCTCAACCTTCTGTTCCCTATGGCAGACGGCACGGCCGCATCCGCAGCGCTCTCCAAGGTGCCTGCGCGCTGTCCTGCTGCCCGTCTCACAGTGTTATCAGGAGGCATCCGCCTGCGTGCCGACCGCAAGCACCGCCTCATCTTCCGCGACGATATCAACCGTTTCATCTACCCATATGCCGCGACCATCTTCCGCACCAAGGAGACGGAAGAGGCTGTACGGACAGCGATGGAGCAGGAAGaggctcgccggcgtgctcgtgcccAGCCTACGGCCGGTCGTGTTGGGTCGAGCAACgcggaggacgagcgtgGCCGCTCTGCGCGTCCTGGAGTTGCGTCGACCAGGAGCCGTAGTCGCTCCAAAGCGGCTGGCACGCTCCTGCgaacctcgtcgaccgtcaCCGAGCCGCAGTCGTACAACCCACTGTGGTGCCTTCCCGAGGCCGTCATTTTCGAAACGCCGCTCGACAACCATCCAAGCGACTACATGGTCGTCTACGACCCCAACCACCCAGCAGCTGCGAACCAGACTGTGGACCATGTCGAGGGCCTCTGGCTTCCGGTATCCGATTATCTGCGTGTTTTGAACGGCCTCCTTCGATGGGAACACGATTGGGAGCTGGTGTCCTACGTCCTTTGCTTCTTGCCTCAACAACTCGGCAACAAGCACTTCTtccacggcgcgcgtgctgctCACGAGCTCCGATCACTTCTTTCCGTGCTCTGTGGCGGCATTCTCGACTCGGACAACCGGTGGGAGCGTCGATTCAACGTTCCATCATTCATTAAGCGCCCCCACATCAACGCCCTGGCCTACCAGTCGCTGTCCATCCTGATCTCGTACAAGAACGTTATGGATCGGTCAGAGTGCGACCGCCTCCTCCAGTCCCTGGTCGCCGGTCTCGAAGGAAACAGCATGCTCGCAAAGCCCTGTCTCCAGGCGCTCACCATTTGCGTGTACGAGCTGGAGCAGAACATTGCCAAGCTCATGCCCGTCATTCTCCGCAAGATGCAGCAGATCCTGTCGACGCCGGTCGTGGCCGTCCACATTCTCGagttcctcgtcgccctcggcaacaGCAACCTGTACCGCAACTTTACCGAGGACCAGTACCGTCTCGTGTTTGCCGTCGCTATTGGATACATTGCGGAGCACAACACGAGGACGGGTTCGGCATCAGCCGCAGACTTTGCCAACTCGCGCGAGGCGTACACCCTTTCACAGCATGTGATCGGTCTCGCCTACCACGCTATCTATCTCTGGTTCCTCACACTCAGGGTAGCCCAGCGACCGCGCTACGTCTCAGAGCTGGTCCGTGGCCTCATCCATGCCAAGCCCCAAGGGGTCGGGGTTGACGAGCGTAACGAGGTGTGCTTTGACTGGATGTCGAGGTATGCTTACGGTAACGCCGATCCCAAGCCCGCCCAGTCGTTCCTGTCACAGGTGGTGATGGCCACAGGGGAGGAGCAGCCTTCCAAGTCACAGTCGTGGGTGCTTGGTGGCGCCATTGTCACCGTCACTTCGCACCCCAGGACCGGATGGGCAACCATTACCACGACCCGCCCGACTGGTCAAACCTCGATCGTGTGCAAGCTCGAAAACGTCCCGCTTCTGGATCTTGGTGAAGCCAATGCCGACCTGGTCTCCCTCCCGGCTACCCTCATGGCCAACCGCGAGCAGAAGCGAGACATCAATGAGGGGAGCAACCCCAGTGGTGATCACTCGCCGGGTGGCAGGACTCCAGGGGATGCTACGCCGGCGAGTGGGCCAACCCCATCCGATACCCTTGACCCGCGCAAGATTGTCGCCCTCAAATCTCCCGACCCCAACCCCGCACAGGACCCCAGCCTCCCCGCCGGCTTTGTCTGGAGTGGTGCCGCACCTTCGCAGCGTCGCAAGGACGTCATGGTCGAGCCCAGCTACCTCGCACTCCAGCTCCTGTCGTCGTACCCCAACAACACAATCTTCGCTCCTCGCGGTCAGTATGTGCCCCGCGAGCCCAAGTTTGAGCGTGCGATTCGTACCCTCCACAACACTCCGGTCATCAACACGTACAAGATTGCTGTTCTCTACGTCGGCCCTGGACAAAAGACCGAGACGGAGATCCTGAGTAACACGGACGGTTCTCCGCTCTACCTCGACTTCCTCGCTGGTCTTGGACGTGTCATCAAGCTCAAGGGCCAGATGGACATTTACACCGGTGGCCTGGACACACACAACGATACCGACGGCGAGTATGCCTATGCCTGGTGGGACGATCTTGCGCAGACCGTGTTCCACGCGCCGACCCTCATGCCCAACGTTGAGCACCTTCCCGAGTTCACCAACAAGAAGCGTCTTGTGGGCAACGACTTTGTCAAGATTGTGTACAACGAGTCGGGCAATGACTTTGCCTTTGACACGATCAAGACGTCGTTCAACTTTGTCAACATTGTCATCTCGCCGTACGCAACCCGCGATATGGCCGAGGCAGGTGCGCTGGCCCGCCCAACGCAGGACGCACCCGTCCGCTCATCCGCAGACGAGTACATGGAGGACACGGAGGACTACTTCAAGATCATGGTCCAGCGTGCCCCCGGAATCCCCGACTTTTCCCCGATTGGAGACTACAAGCTCGTGTCGCGGCGCAACCTGCCCAACCTGGTACGCCAGATGGCGCTGTATGCCAACAGCATGGCTGTGCGCTTCGAGGAGTGCAagaaggccgtcgacgccgccagcgcagAGTACATTACGCTCTGGCGCACGCGGTACCAGCACATCAAGCGTCTCAAGGACATGCTCCCGCCGCTCGAAGGCACCGACCCCAAGGACCCGTTCGAGACGGAAGAGGCCTTGCGTGACTTTACAAAGATCTTTGGCCAGCCGACCATGACGCTGGGCGAGTAGGATTGTGTATCTGACTAGATAAACCCCAAAACTGCCATTGACTGGCACTGCAAAAGGCGTGACCCGCCCGATTCCCCCTTCATT
This window encodes:
- the TSC2 gene encoding Tuberin; this encodes MSGGRGGDRGAERPDLPASSSSSSSVGALSFLPNLFGRRTSSKASTTTATALAHGAKASASSSVTRESFDEARLLASPPAGLALLPGGSISGQLPGAVTPTQPAFNIESALATMEPGAAKSNAELVDTIKSTSVWIANNLYDHGSASPATAAPDLAEFGLTPQDVRRLYGHAMKFGAPDADYALRTAAIRLLAVLVAVAPPRDSVLDPDPAGLPSWVTRRAVYVIVAAWSGGMPGWAYNEQMYVEVAALKALTRDGEIITGMEGILGWLLKLLGGLKTDWISWCSMGDDAPASASNTREAAFGPIHNATPPETAASLIDLAAAVIGHRVALFAPADISSLVRPMIEFIWIGILAAVSDPNGVPAVSSANSTHSTLGRRSQPGTTLNSPAAMAPRTLDVRRGSSLTVGRVEPFPLTTTATPPKSPGRGRKHTVQWAGPFRSLCLLINTLFESYTLNDDLFDEVFELLCFAFGQDDRDAMMDTADVSFNPSELVRTMLGSKSGRRGELALRRALEGKLVITKTEGRRGINVERKVTRGAVIIARQVTQDPEFVAQSGSLGMSFCSLAPSLVDAESTSRYPRAAPAEWARWQPVDAEILSLLDSHLSTLETNGLSESQGDDAWTEGEAACDILDGMIRLVQGASPEPSRTILRSSESPLVTTFGSILLRIPSVIGRLHSQLHTSTSAHAESPQLTQLPPFYHPKHVALLLDLSPYLDEDAANVVIDYYQRECLCLPFTNDWDKNIWKLLEAFCMSNDLPLARMRVSNMLYKDIYGYVQDHHESRDELVAKVLVPYLDRWLPDETDDGLLTDALNVLVLAAVADTLAKDEERRRTVPKPQLDAEDLAPKPTEEFTKYLASGSFDQIRALIIKLATTSRCKDGHSGRASSNVSLQSMGQSPAPDKDERDSREGRPRETSGLRNLMRTLSPSRGESSAPPASTGNLTQILAGPPKDKEEDYLSSNAASTTTPQHQSCKSLHAAKALIAIFTRLAFTAPHGVAVGGEPLRCPTTARGIMVYRDCLNLLFPMADGTAASAALSKVPARCPAARLTVLSGGIRLRADRKHRLIFRDDINRFIYPYAATIFRTKETEEAVRTAMEQEEARRRARAQPTAGRVGSSNAEDERGRSARPGVASTRSRSRSKAAGTLLRTSSTVTEPQSYNPLWCLPEAVIFETPLDNHPSDYMVVYDPNHPAAANQTVDHVEGLWLPVSDYLRVLNGLLRWEHDWELVSYVLCFLPQQLGNKHFFHGARAAHELRSLLSVLCGGILDSDNRWERRFNVPSFIKRPHINALAYQSLSILISYKNVMDRSECDRLLQSLVAGLEGNSMLAKPCLQALTICVYELEQNIAKLMPVILRKMQQILSTPVVAVHILEFLVALGNSNLYRNFTEDQYRLVFAVAIGYIAEHNTRTGSASAADFANSREAYTLSQHVIGLAYHAIYLWFLTLRVAQRPRYVSELVRGLIHAKPQGVGVDERNEVCFDWMSRYAYGNADPKPAQSFLSQVVMATGEEQPSKSQSWVLGGAIVTVTSHPRTGWATITTTRPTGQTSIVCKLENVPLLDLGEANADLVSLPATLMANREQKRDINEGSNPSGDHSPGGRTPGDATPASGPTPSDTLDPRKIVALKSPDPNPAQDPSLPAGFVWSGAAPSQRRKDVMVEPSYLALQLLSSYPNNTIFAPRGQYVPREPKFERAIRTLHNTPVINTYKIAVLYVGPGQKTETEILSNTDGSPLYLDFLAGLGRVIKLKGQMDIYTGGLDTHNDTDGEYAYAWWDDLAQTVFHAPTLMPNVEHLPEFTNKKRLVGNDFVKIVYNESGNDFAFDTIKTSFNFVNIVISPYATRDMAEAGALARPTQDAPVRSSADEYMEDTEDYFKIMVQRAPGIPDFSPIGDYKLVSRRNLPNLVRQMALYANSMAVRFEECKKAVDAASAEYITLWRTRYQHIKRLKDMLPPLEGTDPKDPFETEEALRDFTKIFGQPTMTLGE